The Amycolatopsis sp. DG1A-15b genome window below encodes:
- a CDS encoding LacI family DNA-binding transcriptional regulator, which translates to MKAGRFRRGCCRPRIPRAMCENVRSLCDWACRVWPRGCDVTAGDQRAVGRPRRVTLADVARHAGVSTALVSIVMRGASGASEANRRKVLQVAKELGYVPDARARVLRQGRSQLLGVMFGIQQPFHADLLEGIYAAAEDAGYDVVLSGMAASRGEERAVDTLLADRCEALILLAPQSPRAWLAELADRLPTVVVARSIAEPGIDVVRTAEAKGIELAVDHLAELGHARIAHIDGGNSPGATERRKGYRAAMRRHGLSGGECIVPGGMCVTERYPTVRALAASRT; encoded by the coding sequence ATGAAGGCGGGGAGATTTCGCCGAGGGTGTTGTCGTCCGCGAATTCCGCGGGCCATGTGTGAGAATGTCCGCTCGTTGTGTGACTGGGCGTGCCGGGTGTGGCCGAGGGGGTGCGACGTGACAGCAGGTGATCAGCGAGCCGTCGGACGGCCACGACGCGTAACGCTGGCTGACGTCGCCCGGCACGCGGGAGTCTCGACGGCGCTCGTCTCCATCGTCATGCGCGGCGCCTCCGGAGCCAGTGAGGCGAACCGGCGGAAAGTCCTCCAGGTCGCCAAGGAGCTCGGCTACGTCCCGGACGCCCGCGCTCGGGTGCTGAGGCAGGGTAGATCGCAGCTGCTCGGCGTGATGTTCGGGATTCAGCAGCCCTTCCACGCCGACCTCCTCGAGGGCATCTACGCCGCCGCCGAGGACGCCGGGTACGACGTCGTCCTCAGTGGTATGGCTGCCTCGCGTGGCGAAGAGCGTGCGGTGGACACCCTGCTCGCCGACCGGTGCGAGGCGCTGATCCTGCTCGCGCCCCAATCTCCGCGTGCCTGGCTGGCGGAGCTTGCCGATCGGTTGCCCACCGTCGTGGTGGCGCGCAGCATCGCCGAACCCGGTATCGACGTCGTCCGTACCGCCGAAGCCAAGGGGATCGAGCTCGCGGTCGACCACCTGGCCGAGCTGGGACACGCCCGGATCGCCCACATCGACGGCGGCAACTCGCCCGGCGCCACGGAGCGGCGGAAAGGTTACCGGGCGGCGATGCGGCGGCACGGTCTTTCCGGCGGGGAGTGCATCGTTCCCGGTGGGATGTGCGTGACTGAGCGGTACCCAACCGTGCGGGCCCTCGCGGCATCGCGGACGTAG
- a CDS encoding iron-sulfur cluster biosynthesis protein: protein MTESATEAINQLTAAQNVHAEGGLRLTIDGPPEEAAELKVEVAAHPMAGDRVITTASTQVFLGRETRVHLADKVLDVRKDIDGHYTFLITTPS, encoded by the coding sequence ATGACCGAATCGGCCACCGAAGCGATCAACCAGCTCACCGCGGCCCAGAACGTCCACGCCGAAGGCGGCCTGCGCCTGACCATCGACGGTCCTCCCGAGGAGGCCGCCGAGCTGAAGGTCGAGGTCGCCGCGCACCCGATGGCCGGCGATCGTGTCATCACCACCGCGAGCACGCAGGTGTTCCTGGGCCGTGAGACCCGGGTCCACCTTGCCGACAAGGTCCTCGACGTCCGCAAAGACATCGACGGGCACTACACCTTTTTGATCACGACACCGAGCTGA
- a CDS encoding STAS domain-containing protein, whose product MATEQCGQALVLLVDGDLDLHTAPLVHEALASALSRRPRRLVVDLSLVRFLNSAGLQVLLAAHRHAAPDTDLRVVATTRATWRPIQITRLHEQLAIHTSRAEAIAAPARRGNEDRSPLGETDPSVPSLESAPS is encoded by the coding sequence GTGGCGACCGAGCAATGCGGGCAGGCGCTGGTGCTCCTCGTGGACGGCGACCTGGACCTGCACACCGCCCCTCTGGTGCACGAGGCGCTCGCATCGGCGTTGAGTCGGAGACCGCGGCGGCTGGTCGTGGACCTCTCGCTGGTGCGGTTCCTGAATTCGGCGGGACTGCAGGTCCTGCTGGCCGCACACCGCCACGCCGCGCCTGACACCGACCTGCGGGTGGTCGCCACCACCCGCGCGACCTGGCGCCCCATCCAGATCACCCGGCTGCACGAACAACTGGCCATCCACACCTCGCGAGCCGAGGCCATCGCCGCGCCCGCCCGGCGCGGAAACGAAGACCGCTCTCCCCTGGGGGAAACCGACCCATCCGTCCCATCGCTCGAATCGGCACCGTCATGA
- a CDS encoding oxygenase MpaB family protein, translated as MAPITAPRPRRLRLLRTGLGRVEGFPLSDHVHGRVPAHRGERDVRTVPRAPVNDTQGVMTRPAPRYDRTLQYMAMIVFGDSESVLKAADVLVRIHSRIVGTEPISGLPCNANEPEARPAGDVVGEALDGASLAASIDRLRVSPRPYLLIFGCVDEAVPGEGSCPGNGARSTIHHAKPGAAEAPIAE; from the coding sequence GTGGCACCGATCACCGCGCCCCGTCCCCGCCGACTACGGCTTCTTCGGACCGGACTCGGTCGCGTGGAAGGTTTTCCGCTATCCGACCACGTTCACGGTCGCGTTCCAGCGCACCGTGGTGAGCGAGATGTTCGAACCGTTCCTCGCGCCCCGGTCAACGACACGCAAGGCGTGATGACCCGCCCGGCCCCGCGCTACGACCGCACGCTGCAGTACATGGCGATGATCGTCTTCGGCGACAGCGAGTCGGTGCTGAAAGCCGCCGACGTCCTGGTCCGGATCCACAGCCGGATCGTCGGCACGGAACCGATCAGCGGACTGCCCTGCAACGCCAACGAGCCCGAAGCGCGCCCCGCGGGCGACGTGGTTGGCGAGGCCCTGGACGGGGCGAGCCTGGCGGCATCAATCGACCGCCTGAGGGTCTCGCCCAGGCCCTACCTGTTGATCTTCGGGTGTGTCGACGAGGCGGTCCCCGGCGAAGGAAGCTGCCCTGGAAATGGGGCCCGTTCGACGATCCACCACGCAAAGCCTGGAGCCGCCGAAGCGCCCATTGCGGAGTAG
- a CDS encoding acyl-CoA desaturase — MTTTEHASPPQPFPAGPKPILSGEHSRSELVTIRIFLLAPFLALVSVVVLVWGWGLSWLDIGIASGFYVLTTLGVTVGYHRYFTHGAFAANRGLRIALAVAGGLAAQGPVIAWVADHRRHHAFSDREGDPHSPWLFGTSPLALAHGFWHAHLGWLFGRDKTNVARFAPDLAADPDIRMVDRLFPVWVAATVLVPAALGGVIGGSWWAALTAFLWAGLARVSLQHHVTWSVNSICHMVGTRPFTNRDRSANFWPLAILSMGESWHNSHHADPTCARHGVLRGQVDISARVIWVFEKLGWATKVRWPTPQRLARMTAPRSDNGKPAG; from the coding sequence ATGACCACGACCGAACACGCCTCGCCGCCACAACCCTTCCCCGCCGGCCCGAAACCCATCCTCTCCGGCGAGCACTCCCGGTCCGAGCTCGTCACCATCCGGATCTTCCTGCTCGCCCCGTTCCTCGCCCTGGTCTCGGTGGTGGTCCTGGTGTGGGGCTGGGGGCTGAGCTGGCTCGACATCGGGATCGCGTCGGGTTTCTACGTCCTGACGACCTTGGGCGTCACCGTCGGCTACCACCGCTACTTCACCCACGGCGCGTTCGCCGCCAACCGCGGCCTGCGCATCGCGCTCGCGGTCGCGGGTGGCCTCGCGGCACAGGGTCCGGTCATCGCCTGGGTGGCCGACCATCGACGCCACCACGCGTTCTCCGACCGCGAAGGCGATCCGCACTCCCCCTGGCTGTTCGGGACCTCGCCGCTGGCGCTGGCCCACGGGTTCTGGCACGCGCACCTGGGCTGGCTCTTCGGCCGTGACAAGACCAATGTCGCCCGGTTCGCCCCCGACCTGGCCGCCGACCCGGACATCCGGATGGTTGACCGCTTGTTCCCGGTCTGGGTCGCTGCGACCGTGCTGGTGCCCGCGGCGCTCGGCGGCGTGATCGGCGGCTCGTGGTGGGCCGCGCTGACCGCGTTCCTGTGGGCGGGGCTGGCGCGGGTGTCCCTGCAGCACCACGTCACCTGGTCGGTCAACTCGATCTGTCACATGGTCGGCACCCGCCCGTTCACCAACCGCGACCGCTCCGCCAACTTCTGGCCGTTGGCGATCCTGTCGATGGGCGAATCGTGGCACAACTCCCACCACGCCGACCCCACCTGCGCGCGCCACGGCGTGCTCCGCGGGCAGGTCGACATCTCCGCCCGGGTGATTTGGGTGTTCGAGAAACTCGGCTGGGCCACCAAGGTCCGCTGGCCCACCCCGCAACGCCTCGCCAGGATGACCGCCCCACGGAGCGACAACGGGAAGCCTGCCGGGTGA
- a CDS encoding SDR family oxidoreductase: protein MDLSASTVLVTGANRGFGRALAAELLGRGATVYAAARNPDQVDLPGAKPIALDIIDPASVKAAAQATGDVTILINNAGSPPNADLLTSDLDDIRVEMDTHFFGTLAVTRAFAPQIAANGGGAILNVLSGLSWVSFPEAGAYCAAKSAEWSLTNALRQQLAGRHIRVAALHVGYMDTGMVRDVASEKSDPADIARIAVDGLAAGTYEILADNASRQAQAALAGGVSAIYPQLP from the coding sequence ATGGACCTCTCCGCCAGCACCGTCCTGGTCACCGGAGCCAACCGGGGGTTCGGCCGGGCACTCGCCGCCGAACTGCTCGGCCGCGGCGCCACGGTCTACGCCGCCGCCCGCAACCCCGACCAGGTCGACCTGCCGGGCGCCAAGCCGATCGCGCTCGACATCATCGACCCCGCCTCCGTCAAGGCCGCCGCCCAGGCCACCGGTGACGTGACGATCCTGATCAACAACGCCGGTTCGCCACCCAACGCCGATCTGCTCACCAGCGACCTGGACGACATCCGCGTGGAGATGGACACCCACTTCTTCGGCACTCTGGCAGTGACCCGGGCCTTCGCGCCCCAGATCGCGGCCAACGGCGGCGGTGCGATCCTGAACGTCCTGTCCGGACTGTCCTGGGTCAGCTTCCCGGAGGCCGGCGCGTACTGCGCCGCCAAGTCCGCGGAATGGTCCCTCACCAATGCTCTGCGCCAGCAGCTCGCCGGCCGGCACATCCGGGTGGCTGCGCTGCACGTGGGCTACATGGACACCGGCATGGTCCGTGACGTCGCCTCGGAAAAGTCCGACCCCGCCGACATCGCCCGGATCGCCGTCGACGGCCTCGCCGCCGGCACCTACGAGATCCTCGCGGACAACGCCTCCCGCCAAGCGCAGGCCGCGCTGGCCGGGGGTGTCTCGGCGATCTACCCGCAGCTGCCCTGA